Genomic window (Candidatus Margulisiibacteriota bacterium):
TAAGTGCACCTTCGGTAGGATCTCCATCGATTTTCCATGTGTTATCTTCCTCATACACTTCGGATGAATTACACAGCAGGCCTGTTAGCAGCAACTCTTCAAGGTCTTTATCCTGCTTAATCGGGCTATCATTAAAAAAGATCTTTCCCTGCGGATTATAGCCTGTTCCTGATAAAGAGAATTCTTTTCCATTAGCGTACGCTTTGGTTACGGTCATCATGTTTTCAGTAAGAGTGCCGGTTTTGTCAGAACATATATAGTTGCAGCTGCCTAGGGTTTCTACCGCGATAAGTTTCCTGATAATAGCATTCTTTTCTGCCATGCGTTTTAATCCGACTGACATGGTAACCGTTATTACTACCGGAAGTCCTTCCGGGATGATAGCAACAGCCATACTAATCGAAAACAGGATCATATTGTCAACAGGGATGCCTTCGAACAGCCCTAGAATAAAAACAATTGCCGAGACCGTTACCGATAGTATTCCAACTTTTTTGCTGAAATCTGCCAGCTTTTTTTGTAAGGGGGTTAGTTCTTTTATTGTACTTTTAACTGATTTTGATATTTTGCCAAGCTCAGTCCGATCACCTGTATTGACAACAACTCCTTTTCCTCTTCCCTTCAAAATCACGGTACCCATAAACCCCATGTTGAGCTGATCCGGCAGGGATATGTTTATTCCTGTCATCTCCTGTACCTGTTTTGTTACAGCAGCGGATTCTCCTGTAAACATTGATTCGTCGATCTCGATTTCTTTTACTTCGATAAGTCTTATGTCTGCCGGTACTTTATTTCCAGCAGCTATAATAACGATGTCTCCTGGCACCAGATCCTCAGAACTTATTCTTTGTTCTTGGTTTTCTCTGATAACCGATGCTTTTTGTTCGACGAGTTTCTTTATTGCCTGCATGGCTTTTTCCGCTTTGTATTCTTGAAATAGTCCCAGCAGGGCGTTAACCGAAATGACCGTGATTATTACGGCAGTATCTATATAATGTTTAATCGAGAGAGTGAATAGTGCTGCAACAAGCAAAATATATATCAAAGGGTCCTTGAATTGCTTGAGAAAAATTAGCCATACCTGTTCGGTTTTTTCTTCTTGAATTGAGTTCGGGCCATATTTTTTTTGTCTCTCATTGGCTTCTTCACCTGAGAGGCCGTGAAAGTGTGTTTGAAGAGCTTCTAAAACTTCATTTATATTCTTTTGGTAATACATGGTGTTCTCCTGTTCGGAGGTTTTAATACGCTATAGAAAAATTGTAAATAGAATTTATAGGCAGAAAGTTAAGAATGTAACTTCATAACTATTTATTTTACACAGGGATAGCTATTAGAATCGATACTAATGGTAGCCTGGAAGATAGACCCGGATCATAGGCTAATGTTAAGATGAAATATAGCTGCTCAGTTAGCAACGGGTATTAACAATTGCGAACGGGCAATAACATTAGGAGGATAAATGTGTGAATAAAAAAAACAGAACAAAAACTTTTTCGTTTGTACTGTTACTGCTGCTGATTTTTGGCCTAATGGGGTTTGACTTAATAACCAGATCTGATGCAGTTGAGGCAGCAACCCCGAACCAGGTTTTGAGATTTGTGCAATTGACAGACGTGCACATTGATCTTCGTGATAAACCATCTGGGAAAAGGCTGCTTTCACAATCAAGAGGTTTATTGGCTAATGCGGTGGCTACGATTAACAGTATGAATGTTGATTTTGCAGTCTTCTCCGGCGATTCCATTAACTCGCCCAGGGAGAAATCCCTTACTTCTTTTGCTCAGATAGCCAGCCAATTGAATTGTCCCTGGTATGTTGCTCTGGGGAATCATGACATCGCCGTATACGGCAGTCTTACGAAAGGTAAGTTTTTTGAGCTGCTGAATCAGGTTAACAGGTTTCAGAAGAACACTTCTCCCTATTATAGTTTTGTACCCAAAAAAGGCTATCTAATAGTTGTGATGGATGGTGTGATTGATTCCAGAGCTACTGCTCATGGCAATTTTGACCGTCAACAATTAAACTGGCTGGAAGAACAGCTCACAAATAACAGAGATTCCAAAGTCATAATTGTCCAGCATTTTCCCTTGATTGAACCCACGAAAAGTTACGATCACGACGTAGTGAACAAGAAAGAATATCTCGACCTTTTAAATAAATATTCTAACGTAGTTGCCGTATTAAGTGGACACTATCATGCGGAAAAGGTCAGGAAGGTCGGAAGCATCACTCATATAAGCACTCCGGCACTCGTCGAATTCCCCAGCAGGTTCCGGGTTATTACGATAACCGATAATAATAATCAATTGAAACTGGATACTGAGCTTGTTAGTGTGACAGTGAACGTTTATTGATATTGTCGTTGTAAGAAACTTTATCCTTCCATTTGCCTAGTATCCAGCCGCTTCTCCCATAGCAGACAGTAAGTGCATAGCGAGCTATGCCCCTGCGCTAACTTAAGAACACAGCTCTCGTGCTGCGCCTCACCCGGACGAAGGAATTGTGTGCCTTCTATGGAAGTGCTGTAGCGTCCGCCCTCTACATGAATTCCCACAATATTGTTGACAGTTTAAGTGAAAAGTAATAGACTTCAGGCTAAATTTTAATTATGATGGGGAATTCTTGCCATTTGAAAGCCACTCAATTATAGTGCGTGCTGAAGTGACAAAAACCTTTCTTAGGTATATATAGGGATAAAGGAGGAGATAGCATGTTTACCATAACAATGTTAGTTCAATTAGGAGTGTTTTTGTCGATATTAACTTTCGTCGCTTATTTTCTCGGGGAATACATGGCAAAGGTTTTTTCCGGGCAGCGCACCTGGATGTCATTTATTCTCCGGCCTATAGAGAACCTATGTTATCGTCTTTTCGGAGTCGATGAAAACGAAGAGATGAACTGGAAAACTTATGTGGTGAGCTTTGTTGTTTTTAATGTCATCGGTATCGTAGTTCTTTTTTTGCTGCAACTGTTACAACATTTGCTCCCGCTCAATCCTCAAAAATTAGGTTCTATTCGTTGGGATAGTGCACTTAATACGGCGGTTTCGTTCGTAACAAATACCAACTGGCAGTCGTATGTTCCGGAATCGACCATGAGCTATCTGACGCAAATGCTTGGACTTGCTGTTCAAAACTTTCTTTCAGCAGCTGTGGGTATTGCTGCTGTTATGGCTTTCATTAGAGGATTCATTCGGAAAACAACAACTGATATTGGCAATTTCTGGGTTGATACGACCCGAGCTGTTCTCTATGTTTTGCTTCCTTTCGCCTTTGTTTTTTCTCTGGTTTTAGTGTCCCAGGGAGTTATCCAGAATTTTAGTCCTTATGTAGCGGCACATACGCTTGAAGGAAATCAACAAATAATCGCACAGGGACCTGTAGCGTCTCAGCTGGCCATAAAAATGCTAGGAACAAACGGCGGCGGGTTTTTTAATGCTAATTCGAGCCATCCTTATGAAAATCCGACTCCAATGACAGATTATCTTGAGATTCTGGGGCTTTTAGTTATCACTGTCGCATTGCCGTTTGCTTTTGGAGCACTTCTGGGAAAACGAAAACAGGGATGGGCAATCTTTGCGGTAATGATGACCCTCTACCTGGCAGGATTAAGTATCGCTTTATGGTCTGAATTCCATGGCAATCCCTTGCTTACCAACCTGGGCGTTGAGCATGGTCTGAATATGGAAGGAAAAGAAGTTCGGTTCGGGCCGTTAGCTTCTGTTGTTTTTGCTCACTCGACGACTGTAACCTCGTGTGGTGCGGTTAATACGATGCATGATAGTTTCATGCCGATAACGGGCCTTATTCTCCTCTTTAATATGTTTATCGGCGAAGTTGTTTTCGGGGGTGTTGGCGTCGGTCTGATCGGGATACTACATTATGCTATTTTAGCCATGTTCCTTGTCGGCCTGATGATAGGTCGAACTCCAGAAATATTCGGTAAAAAACTTGAACCGTACGAGATGGTGATGGCTGTCATTGCTCTTATCGTGCCATCTATTGTACAACTTGGTTTTGCTGCAATTGCGGTGTCAACGACCTTTGGTCTGTCCAGCTTGAATAACGCCGGACCACATGGATTGTCCGAAATACTGTATGCTTTTGGCTCTGCGGCAGGGAATAATGGTTCGGCTTTTGCCGGGCTAAACGCAAATACTGTTTTTTATAACCTGGTCCTCGCGTTCACTATTCTTGTAGGACGATTTGGAACCATCATTCCTGCCCTGGCAATAGCAGGCTCGCTGGTAAAGAAAAAAAATGTGCCGGAAGTGGCACAGTTCCCGACTGCTTCTCCATTATTTGTTTTCATTCTGATTGGCGTTATCATTATTGTTGGTGCGCTTACGTTTTTTCCGGTTCTGGTATTAGGCCCTTTCCTGGAACACCTGTTTATTTCAGCGGGAGTGACTTTTTAAATGACGTAAGGAATGGTTTTTTTAAATGACATAGGGAACGGTTTTTTAAAATGACGTAGGGAACGGTCGAGACCGTTCCCTACTACAATGGATTACAAGGAGAATATATAATGGAACGAAATAAAAAAAGTATATGGGAACCTGATATTGTCATACAGGCGATAAAAGATTCTTTCAAACGTTTAGATCCCAGGGCCACAATCAGAAATCCTGTTATGTTTGCTGTGGAAATAGGGTCAGTTATCACTACAATTATTACTATCCAAACCGTAATAGCCGGAAAAGGTTTTGGGTTTGAGCTTCAGATCAGTTTATGGCTATGGATTACTGTGCTTTTTGCCAATTTTGCCGAAGCATTAGCTGAAGGGAAGGGTAAGGCTCAGGCGGATTCGCTAAAAAAGGCCAGAAGTGAGACCTTTGCGAATAGGCTACTTGCCAGTGGAAAAACAGAAAATGTTTCAGCTTTATCTCTAAGAAAAGATGATACGGTCTTTGTTAAAGAAGGCGAGATTATTCCTTGTGACGGAGAACTTATTGATGGAGTAGCACTCGTCGATGAATCAGCTATAACCGGAGAATCAGCTCCTGTGGTTAGAGAATCTGGCGGTGATAGAAGCGGGGTAACCGGAGGAACTCGAGTTCTTTCGGGAAATGTGAATATCCGGGTGACTACTGAGCCCGGTGAGACGTTCCTTGATCAAATGATTAAGATGGTTGAGAGTGCTAAACGGCACAAAACCCCGAACGAACGAGCACTGGAGATACTGCTTATCGGCCTCACTGTGCTGTTCCTTGTGGTAGTCATCACCTTACACTTTTTCGCTCATTATATGAATATCCCTATATTGATCACAGTTCTTGTCGCCCTGCTGGTCTGCCTGATGCCGACGACTATTGGCGGCTTGCTTCCTGCTATTGGCATAGCCGGGATGGACAGGCTTCTTTCCCATAATGTTATTTCGTTCAGCGGAAGAGCGGTTGAAGCTTCAGGGGATGTTAACATTGTTCTTTTGGATAAAACCGGCACGATAACTCTTGGGAATAGGTTGGCAACAGAATTCATTCCCTCTGAGGGTATTCGGGTTGGGGAACTTGCTAACTCTGCTTTGTTAGCATCATTATCTGACGATACGCCTGAAGGCAGAAGCATCGTTATTCTTGCCAAAGAAAAAATACAGGTAAGGGGAAGAGATATCCGGACCCCTGCTAATTCTCAGTTCGTTCAGTTCAGTGCGGACACTCGCATGAGCGGTATTGATATCATGAATAGAAAGATAAGAAAAGGTGCTGCCGAAGCTATAGAAGAATTCGTTAAAACGTATGGAAATACGTTCCCATCTGACGTGAAGCAAGCTGTTCAACTCATATCCAGTGAAGGAGGAACACCTCTCGTTGTTGCTGATAACGGTAAAGTTGTCGGGGTCATTCGTTTGAAAGATGTTCTTAAACAAGGGATCAAAGAGCGGCTGCATCAACTTCATCTTATGGGTATCAAATCAATCATGGTCACCGGAGATAATCCCCTTACTGCTGCTTCTATTGCCGCTGAGGCAGGTGTTAGCGATTTTATAGCTCAGGCAAAACCGGAGCAAAAACTGGAATGGATCAGGAAA
Coding sequences:
- a CDS encoding potassium-transporting ATPase subunit KdpA (catalyzes the hydrolysis of ATP coupled with the exchange of hydrogen and potassium ions) — encoded protein: MFTITMLVQLGVFLSILTFVAYFLGEYMAKVFSGQRTWMSFILRPIENLCYRLFGVDENEEMNWKTYVVSFVVFNVIGIVVLFLLQLLQHLLPLNPQKLGSIRWDSALNTAVSFVTNTNWQSYVPESTMSYLTQMLGLAVQNFLSAAVGIAAVMAFIRGFIRKTTTDIGNFWVDTTRAVLYVLLPFAFVFSLVLVSQGVIQNFSPYVAAHTLEGNQQIIAQGPVASQLAIKMLGTNGGGFFNANSSHPYENPTPMTDYLEILGLLVITVALPFAFGALLGKRKQGWAIFAVMMTLYLAGLSIALWSEFHGNPLLTNLGVEHGLNMEGKEVRFGPLASVVFAHSTTVTSCGAVNTMHDSFMPITGLILLFNMFIGEVVFGGVGVGLIGILHYAILAMFLVGLMIGRTPEIFGKKLEPYEMVMAVIALIVPSIVQLGFAAIAVSTTFGLSSLNNAGPHGLSEILYAFGSAAGNNGSAFAGLNANTVFYNLVLAFTILVGRFGTIIPALAIAGSLVKKKNVPEVAQFPTASPLFVFILIGVIIIVGALTFFPVLVLGPFLEHLFISAGVTF
- the kdpB gene encoding K(+)-transporting ATPase subunit B, whose amino-acid sequence is MERNKKSIWEPDIVIQAIKDSFKRLDPRATIRNPVMFAVEIGSVITTIITIQTVIAGKGFGFELQISLWLWITVLFANFAEALAEGKGKAQADSLKKARSETFANRLLASGKTENVSALSLRKDDTVFVKEGEIIPCDGELIDGVALVDESAITGESAPVVRESGGDRSGVTGGTRVLSGNVNIRVTTEPGETFLDQMIKMVESAKRHKTPNERALEILLIGLTVLFLVVVITLHFFAHYMNIPILITVLVALLVCLMPTTIGGLLPAIGIAGMDRLLSHNVISFSGRAVEASGDVNIVLLDKTGTITLGNRLATEFIPSEGIRVGELANSALLASLSDDTPEGRSIVILAKEKIQVRGRDIRTPANSQFVQFSADTRMSGIDIMNRKIRKGAAEAIEEFVKTYGNTFPSDVKQAVQLISSEGGTPLVVADNGKVVGVIRLKDVLKQGIKERLHQLHLMGIKSIMVTGDNPLTAASIAAEAGVSDFIAQAKPEQKLEWIRKYQSEGNMVAMIGDGTNDAPALAQADVAVAMNAGTQAAREAANMIDLDSSPTKLLDIVEIGKQILITRGALTTFSVANDVSKYFAIIPAIFAITYPQLNILNIMRLSSPQSAILSAVIFNAVIIPLLIPISLKGVKYKHASAQELLISNLVVYGFGGLLLPFIIIKIIDILIVALHLA